TCTGGCCATGCCCCTGGTCGACCAGGCCAACCTGGCCTGCGGCTTCCACGCTGGCGATCCGCTGATCATGCAACGCACCGTCGAGCTGGCGGTACAGCATGGGGTGCGCGTCGGCGCTCACCCGTCCTACCCCGACCTGCCCGGCTTCGGCCGCCGCCATGTCGCCTGCACGCCGCAGGAGGTGACCGCGCTGGTGCTCTATCAGCTCGGTGCGCTGGAGGCCTTCTGCCGCGCCGCGGGCACCCAGGTGGCCTACGTCAAACCCCATGGCGCGTTGTACAACGACCTGGTGCGCGACGACGCCCTGCTGGCCGCGGTGCTGGATGCCTGCGCCCTGTATCGCAAGGGCTTGCCGCTGATGGTGCTGGCGCTGGCCGATAATCGCCGCGAGCTGGAGTTCGCCGATGCCGCCGATGTGCCGCTGATGTTCGAGGCCTTCGCCGACCGCGCCTACCTGGCCGACGGTCAGCTGGCGCCACGGCGCCTGACCGATGCGGTGCACAAGGAGCCGCAGCGCATTCTCGACCAGGGCCTGGCCATCGCCCGCGGCGAGCCCTTCGCCGACATAGACGGCCGGCCGCTGCAGCTCTGCGCCGACAGCCTCTGCGTGCATGGTGACAACCCCGAGTCGCTGGCCGTGCTGCGGCGCCTGCGGGCGCTGCTGGACGCCGCGTGATCCGCCTCGAGCCGGCCGGCGCCGAGGCCCTGCTGCTGGTGCTGGCGGAGCAGCCCGATGGGCAGTTGCCGCAACGCCTGGCCCTGCTGGCCGCGCGCATCCGCGCGGAACTGGGACCGCTGCTCAGGGACCTGGTGCCCGGCTGGACCAGCCTGCTGCTGCACTACGACCTGACCCGCACCGATCATGAGCAGCTGACCGCGCGGCTGACCCCGTTGCTCGACCAGTGGCTCGGCGAGCCCCTGGCGAGCGAGGCAGGGCGCCTACACGAAATTCCCATCTGGTACGCCGGCGAAGACCTGGCCGACGTGGCGCGGCTGTGCCGGCTCAGCGTCGACCAGGTGATCGAGTTGCACTGCGCCGGCGAGTACCGGGTCGGCGCCATCGGCTTCGCCCCGGGCTTCGCCTACCTCGGCGAGTTGCACGAGCGCCTGGCGCTGCCGCGCCGGGCCAGCCCGCGCACCCGGGTGCCGGCTGGCAGCCTGGCCATCGCCGAACGGCAGACGGCGGTCTACCCGCAGGCCTCGCCCGGTGGCTGGCACCTGCTGGGCCTGTGCCCCTGGCGCCTGTTCGACGCCCGGCGCGAGCCGCCGTGCCCCCTGACGCTTGGCGACCGAGTGCGTTTCGTGGCCATCGACGAACAGACCTTTCGCGCCGAGGGTGGGCCGCTGTGAGCGGCTTGCGGGTTATCAAGCCGGGGCCGCTGAGCCTGCTGCAGGACGACGGTCGCCACGGCTGGCAACACCTCGGCGTATCGCCGGCAGGTCCCCTGGACCGTCAGGCCGCGGCCTGGGCCAACCGCTTGCTGGACAATCCCTGGGGCACGCCGCTGCTGGAGATCGCCCTGGGCTATGTCGAGCTGGAGGGCGAGCTGGACACCTGGCTGGCGCTGACCGGCGCGGAGGCCGCGGCGACCCTCGATGGCCGGCCGCTGCCGCCCTGGTCGCGCTTCGCCATCGGCGCCGGCCAGCGCCTCAGGCTGGCGTACGCCCACAGCGGCCAGCGCGCCTACCTGGCGGCGGCCGGCGGCTTTCACGCCGAGGCGGTGCTGGGCAGCGTCAGTGCCCAGGCGCGCGAGGGGCTGGGCGGTTTGCATGGCACCGGGGAGCCGCTGCGCGCCGGTGACCGCCTGGCCTGCCGCCAGGCCCGCTTCGCCCGTGGGCTCAGCGTGCCCTGGCCCTACCGGCCGGACTACCGGGCGACGCCGCTGCTGCGGGTGATAACCGGCGGCGATGCCGGCAGCTTCGAGGCCGAGCAGCTGGCGCGGTTCTTCGAGCAGACCTGGCGGCTCAGTCCGCAGTCCGACCGCATGGGCGCGCGCCTGCTCGGCGAGGCCCTGCAGCCGCCCAAGCGGCAGTGGTCACTGGGGGTGACGCGGGGGGCGATCCAGGTGCCGGCCGATGGTAAGCCGATCATCCTCCAGGCCGACCACCAGACCATGGGCGGCTACCCGATCCTCGGCTGGCTGCATCCCCTCGATCAGGACCGTCTGGCGCAGTGCCCGCCCCATCACAAGCTGCGCTTCACCCCGGTCAGCGTCGCCGACGCTCAGGCCGAGCTGCGCACCTTCTACCGCTTTTTCGGGCGCTAGAAACGCGAAACGCCGGGCGCGAGCCCGGCGTTTCTCCAGTTCCCTCAGCCCGTTACTGCGGCGCCTCAGGCGTTGATCCGCTCCGCATGGTGGCAGGCCACCTGCCGCGCATCGATCAGGCGCAGCGGCGGCAGCTCGCTGCTGCAACGCGCGTCGGCATAGGGGCAGCGCTTGTGGAAGGCGCAACCCGGCGGCGGATCGAGGGGGTTGGGCAGCTCGCCGGCGATCTTGATCTTCGGCTTGAGCGGATTGGGGTGGATGGCCGGGGTGGCGGAGAGCAGGGCCTGGGTGTAGGGGTGCAGCGGACGGGTGTAGATCTGCTCGCTGGGGCCCATCTCGGCCGGGCGGCCGAGGTACATCACCAGCACCTCATCGGCGACGTGGCGCACCACCGAGAGGTTGTGGGAGATGAACACGTAGCCGGTGTTGAACTCCTCCTGCAGGTCCATGAACAGGTTGAGCACCTGGGCCTGGATCGACACGTCCAGCGCCGAGGTCGGCTCGTCCGCCACCAGCACCTTGGGCTGCAGCATCATCGCCCGGGCCAGGGCGATGCGCTGGCGCTGGCCGCCGGAAAACATGTGCGGGTAGCGCTGGTAGTGCTCGGGACGCAAACCGACCTGCTGCATCATCGCCTGCACCTTCTCGCGCCGTTCGACGCGCGACAGGTCGGTGTTGATCAGCAGCGGTTCGCCCAGCTGGTCGCCGATCTTCTGCCGCGGGTTGAGCGAGGCATAGGGGTTCTGGAACACCATCTGCACGTCGCGGCGCAGCTGCTTGCGCTGCGCCTTGCTGCTGCCTGCGACCTCCTGGCCGGCGATCCGCAGGGACCCGGAGCTGGGCTCCTCGATCAGGGTCAGGGCGCGGGCCAGGGTCGACTTGCCGCAGCCCGATTCGCCGACCACGGCCAGGGTCTTGCCGGCCTGCAGTTCGAAGGACACGCCGTTGAGCGCCTGGACGCTGGCCGGTGGCTGGAACAGGCCGCGCGACACGCTGTAGTGGCGGGTCAGGTCGCGGGCGCTGAGCACCGCCTCGTTGTTGGCTTGGCCGCTCATCAGGCCACCTCGTCAGTCAGGTTAAGGGGGAAGAAGCAGCGCACCGCACCCTGCCCGTGGGCCTCCAGCGCCGGCCGTTGCTCGCGGCAGCGCGCCTGCGCGTAGGGGCAGCGCGGCGACAGCAGGCAGCCCTTGGGGCGGTCGTAGCGACCGGGGACGATGCCGGGCAGGGTGGACAGGCGCCGCGCGCCCAGGCTGTGCTCGGGAATCGCCTGGAGCAGCGCCTCGGTGTAGGGGTGGGCGGGGGCGTCGAACAGCTGCGGCACACGGCCGACCTCGACCGCTTGCCCGGCGTACATCACGCAGACCCGTTGGGCGGTCTCGGCGACCACCGCCAGGTCGTGGGTGATCAGCACCAGGGCCATGTCCTGCTCGCGCTGCAGGTTGAGCAGCAGTTCCATGATCTGCGCCTGGATGGTCACGTCCAGGGCCGTGGTCGGTTCGTCGGCGATCAGCAGCTTGGGTTCGGCGGCGATCGCCATGGCGATCGCCACGCGCTGGCTCATGCCGCCGGAGAGCTGGTGCGGGTAGGCGTCGAGGCGGCTGGCGGCGCCGGGGATCTCGACCTTTTCCAGCAGTTCCAGGGCGCGCTGGCGGGCCGCCTTGCCCTTGAGACCGAGGTGCTGGCGCAGCACCTCCTCGATCTGGAAACCCACGGTGAAGCTGGGGTTGAGCGCGGTCATCGGGTCCTGGAAGACCATCGACAGGTCCTTGCCGACGATGTGCCGGCGCTGCTTGCCCTTCAGGCGCAGCATGTCGGTGCCGTCGAACTGCAGGCTGTCGGCGGCGACCCGGCCGGGGGCCTCGATCAGGCCCATCAGGGCCATCATGGTCACCGACTTACCGGAGCCGGACTCGCCGACTATGGCCAGCACCTCGCCGCGATCGACGCTGATGTCCAGGCCGTCGACCACCGGTACGGCATTGGCGTCGCCGAAGCGCACGCTGAGATTGTTGATCTGCAAAAGGCTCATGGGCGGCTCCTCAGACGGCATTCTTGAGTTTCGGGTCCAGCGCGTCGCGCAGGCCGTCGCCCATCAGGTTGATCGCCAGCACGCTGAGCAGGATGGTCAGGCCGGGCAGCGAGACCACCCACCAGGCGCGTTCG
The genomic region above belongs to Pseudomonas benzenivorans and contains:
- a CDS encoding peptide ABC transporter ATP-binding protein; the protein is MSGQANNEAVLSARDLTRHYSVSRGLFQPPASVQALNGVSFELQAGKTLAVVGESGCGKSTLARALTLIEEPSSGSLRIAGQEVAGSSKAQRKQLRRDVQMVFQNPYASLNPRQKIGDQLGEPLLINTDLSRVERREKVQAMMQQVGLRPEHYQRYPHMFSGGQRQRIALARAMMLQPKVLVADEPTSALDVSIQAQVLNLFMDLQEEFNTGYVFISHNLSVVRHVADEVLVMYLGRPAEMGPSEQIYTRPLHPYTQALLSATPAIHPNPLKPKIKIAGELPNPLDPPPGCAFHKRCPYADARCSSELPPLRLIDARQVACHHAERINA
- a CDS encoding 5-oxoprolinase subunit PxpA, whose product is MNRRILLNCDMGESFGAWKMGDDDLAMPLVDQANLACGFHAGDPLIMQRTVELAVQHGVRVGAHPSYPDLPGFGRRHVACTPQEVTALVLYQLGALEAFCRAAGTQVAYVKPHGALYNDLVRDDALLAAVLDACALYRKGLPLMVLALADNRRELEFADAADVPLMFEAFADRAYLADGQLAPRRLTDAVHKEPQRILDQGLAIARGEPFADIDGRPLQLCADSLCVHGDNPESLAVLRRLRALLDAA
- the pxpB gene encoding 5-oxoprolinase subunit PxpB; its protein translation is MIRLEPAGAEALLLVLAEQPDGQLPQRLALLAARIRAELGPLLRDLVPGWTSLLLHYDLTRTDHEQLTARLTPLLDQWLGEPLASEAGRLHEIPIWYAGEDLADVARLCRLSVDQVIELHCAGEYRVGAIGFAPGFAYLGELHERLALPRRASPRTRVPAGSLAIAERQTAVYPQASPGGWHLLGLCPWRLFDARREPPCPLTLGDRVRFVAIDEQTFRAEGGPL
- a CDS encoding biotin-dependent carboxyltransferase family protein; the encoded protein is MSGLRVIKPGPLSLLQDDGRHGWQHLGVSPAGPLDRQAAAWANRLLDNPWGTPLLEIALGYVELEGELDTWLALTGAEAAATLDGRPLPPWSRFAIGAGQRLRLAYAHSGQRAYLAAAGGFHAEAVLGSVSAQAREGLGGLHGTGEPLRAGDRLACRQARFARGLSVPWPYRPDYRATPLLRVITGGDAGSFEAEQLARFFEQTWRLSPQSDRMGARLLGEALQPPKRQWSLGVTRGAIQVPADGKPIILQADHQTMGGYPILGWLHPLDQDRLAQCPPHHKLRFTPVSVADAQAELRTFYRFFGR
- a CDS encoding ABC transporter ATP-binding protein — its product is MSLLQINNLSVRFGDANAVPVVDGLDISVDRGEVLAIVGESGSGKSVTMMALMGLIEAPGRVAADSLQFDGTDMLRLKGKQRRHIVGKDLSMVFQDPMTALNPSFTVGFQIEEVLRQHLGLKGKAARQRALELLEKVEIPGAASRLDAYPHQLSGGMSQRVAIAMAIAAEPKLLIADEPTTALDVTIQAQIMELLLNLQREQDMALVLITHDLAVVAETAQRVCVMYAGQAVEVGRVPQLFDAPAHPYTEALLQAIPEHSLGARRLSTLPGIVPGRYDRPKGCLLSPRCPYAQARCREQRPALEAHGQGAVRCFFPLNLTDEVA